The Canis lupus familiaris isolate Mischka breed German Shepherd chromosome 14, alternate assembly UU_Cfam_GSD_1.0, whole genome shotgun sequence genome window below encodes:
- the OR2G6 gene encoding olfactory receptor family 2 subfamily G member 6 (The RefSeq protein has 1 substitution compared to this genomic sequence): MEESNNSSEKGFLLLGFADDPQLERILFVIILLFYILNILGNTAIILVSYLAPILHTPMYFFLSNLSCVDICFTTSVAPQLLVTMNKKEKNMSYGGCVAQLYVAMGLGSSECILLAVMAYDRYAAVCRPLQYITIMHPQLCASLAIIAWLSGLITSLIQCSLTVQLPLCGHRKLDHIVCEVPVLIKLACVDTTINEIELFVASVIFLIVPVSLILVSYGFITKTVLRIKSAAGRRKAFGTCSSHLIVVIIFYGTIIFMYLQPAKSSSKNQGKFVSLFYTIVTPVLNPIIYTLRNKDVKGALRTLVMRNVLVSKNT, from the coding sequence ATGGAGGAAAGCAACAACAGTTCTGAAAAGGGATTTCTTCTGCTGGGATTCGCAGATGATCCCCAACTAGAAAGGATCCTTTTTGtcataattttgcttttctacATCTTGAACATTCTGGGGAACACTGCCATCATTTTGGTGTCTTATTTAGCCCCCATACTCCACACTCCAATGTACTTTTTCCTTAGCAATCTCTCTTGTGTGGACATCTGCTTTACCACCAGCGTTGCCCCACAGTTGCTGGTTaccatgaataaaaaagaaaaaaacatgagctATGGTGGATGTGTGGCCCAGCTCTATGTGGCTATGGGGTTGGGATCCTCTGAATGTATTCTTTTGGCAGTCATGGCTTATGATCGATATGCTGCTGTCTGCCGGCCTCTGCAATACACAACTATTATGCATCCTCAGCTTTGTGCTTCCCTGGCCATCATAGCATGGCTCAGTGGTCTTATCACCTCCTTAATTCAATGCTCCCTTACTGTGCAGCTGCCCCTTTGTGGTCATCGCAAACTGGACCACATTGTCTGCGAGGTTCCTGTGCTCATCAAACTGGCCTGTGTGGACACAacaatcaatgaaatagaactcTTTGTGGCCAGTGTGATTTTTCTAATTGTCCCTGTGTCACTCATCCTAGTCTCCTATGGCTTTATAACAAAAACTGTGCTGAGGATAAAATCAGCAGCAGGGCGCCGGAAGGCCTTTGGGACTTGTTCTTCCCACCTGATTGTGGTCATCATTTTTTATGGAACCATCATCTTTATGTACCTTCAGCCAGCCAAAAGTAGCTCAAAAAACCAGGGaaagtttgtttctcttttctacaCCATAGTCACCCCAGTCTTAAACCCCATTATCTAtactctgagaaacaaagatgTGAAAGGGGCCTTGAGAACACTGGTGATGAGAAATGTTTTAGTTTCAAAAAATACATGA
- the OR2AX2 gene encoding olfactory receptor 2H1, with the protein MLVVQLSLKIHSQNLTYNYVPTLMPKALGITNNSFQVGFILLGFSEWPHLEMILFWIVIILYTMIILSNSTIILLSYVDPHLYTPMYFFLSNLSFLDLCFTTTAVPQMLYNLWGPDKSITYTGCVIQLSVLLCLGATEGVMLVVMAFDRYVAICQPLHYTIIMHHQFCWKLVLIAWMSGLMESVTQSPITFQLPLYTHHHLDDFICEVPAFIRLACGNTSAIEWQMTISADLFTIVPMGLILTSYGYIAQALGKIQSKDGRQKAIATCSSHLTVVLMFYGTVAMVYTDPKNDFASNYGKLFTFFYTLVTPLLNPLIYTLRNKEVKDALQRLLKKWMCKWKK; encoded by the coding sequence ATGCTTGTAGTacagctttctttaaaaattcattcacaaAATCTTACTTACAATTATGTCCCCACCCTAATGCCAAAAGCACTAGGAATTACAAACAACAGTTTCCAAGTTGGCTTTATACTTCTGGGCTTCTCTGAATGGCCCCATCTAGAAATGATTCTCTTCTGGATTGTGATCATCTTGTACACCATGATCATCCTCTCCAACTCAACCATTATCTTGCTCTCTTATGTGGACCCTCATCTCtacacccccatgtacttctttcttagcaatctttctttcttggatCTCTGCTTCACTACAACTGCTGTGCCCCAGATGTTGTACAATTTGTGGGGGCCAGACAAGAGCATCACCTACACAGGCTGTGTCATCCAACTCTCTGTGTTGCTCTGTCTTGGTGCCACAGAAGGTGTCATGTTGGTGGTGATGGCATTTGACCGCTATGTAGCTATTTGTCAGCCCCTGCACTATACAATCATCATGCATCATCAGTTCTGTTGGAAGCTGGTGCTCATAGCCTGGATGTCTGGATTGATGGAATCTGTGACCCAATCCCCCATCACATTCCAACTTCCTTTATACACCCACCACCATTTGGATGATTTTATTTGTGAAGTTCCTGCTTTCATACGCCTGGCATGTGGAAATACCTCTGCCATTGAATGGCAAATGACCATCTCTGCTGACCTTTTCACCATTGTGCCAATGGGGTTAATCCTGACTTCTTATGGCTACATAGCTCAAGCCTTAGGTAAAATCCAATCCAAGGATGGAAGGCAGAAGGCCATTGCCACCTGTTCTTCTCATCTCACTGTGGTCCTCATGTTTTATGGGACAGTGGCCATGGTTTATACAGACCCTAAGAATGACTTTGCTTCAAATTATGGCAAGTTATTCACTTTCTTCTACACTTTAGTCACACCATTGTTGAACCCTCTCATCTATACCCTAAGGAACAAAGAAGTGAAGGATGCTCTGCAAAGACTCCTGAAGAAGTGGATGTGTAAATGGAAAAAGTAG